In Neoarius graeffei isolate fNeoGra1 chromosome 9, fNeoGra1.pri, whole genome shotgun sequence, one genomic interval encodes:
- the LOC132891573 gene encoding nuclear factor 7, brain-like — translation MASKFSEEDFSCPVCCEIFKDPVVLHCTHSVCKVCLQQFWETKGSRECPVCRRKSSMEFPPINRALKNLCETFLQERSQRSSSGSETVCSLHSEKLKLFCLDHQQPVCLVCQTSRKHTNHKFCPIDEAVTDCKEKLKTALKPLQEKLKVFKDWKLNWSQTAEHIKIQAQHTERQIKEEFEKLHQFLRDEEAVRITALREEEEQKSQMMKEKFEKLSKDISSLSDTIGAIEEEMRAEDVSFLENYKATVNRAQSTLQHPEELSGALIHVAIHLANLQFRVWEKMQYTVQYTPVTLDPNTAHPGLIVSDDLKSVRRSDEEQKLPDNPERFDDEYWHILGSEGFNSGTHCWDVEVGDGTGWIVGVMTESAQRKGEISSRSGIWGVGYDGDEYGAISTPDTGTQLSVAQKLQRIRVKLDWDRGKLSFSDRLTNTHLHTFTHTFTDKLLPFLGVDHKESPLKILPLECSVRVNQIS, via the exons ATGGCTTCTAAGTTTTCAGAGGAGGATTTCTCCTGTCCTGTGTGCTGTGAAATCTTCAAGGATCCTGTTGTTCTGCACTGCACTcacagtgtgtgtaaagtgtgtttgCAGCAGTTCTGGGAGACCAAAGGATCCAGAGAATGTCCTGTTTGTAGGAGGAAGTCATCTATGGAGTTTCCTCCCATAAACCGGGCCTTAaagaacctgtgtgagactttctTACAGGAGAGAAGTCAGAGATCTTCATCAGGCTCTGAAACAGTCTGCAGTCTGCACAGTGAGAAACTCAAACTCTTCTGTCTGGATCATCAACAGCCGGTGTGTTTGGTGTGTCAGACTTCAAGAAAACACACCAACCACAAATTCTGCCCCATTGATGAGGCAGTAACAGACTGTAAG GAGAAGCTCAAAACTGCACTGAAGCCCCTACAGGAGAAACTGAAGGTCTTTAAAGACTGGAAACTGAACTGGAGTCAGACTGCAGAACATATAAAG ATTCAGGCCCAACACACAGAGCGCCAGATTAAGGAGGAGTTTGAGAAGCTTCACCAGTTTCTACGAGATGAAGAGGCAGTCAGGATCACTGCACTGAGAGAGGAAGAGGAGCAGAAGAGTCAGATGATGAAGGAGAAGTTTGAGAAGCTGAGCAAAGACATATCATCTCTATCAGACACAATTGGAGCCATAGAAGAGGAGATGAGAGCTGAAGATGTTTCATTCTTAGAA AACTACAAGGCCACAGTGAACAG AGCCCAGAGCACACTGCAGCATCCAGAGGAGCTTTCAGGAGCACTGATCCATGTGGCAATAcatctggccaacctgcagttcaGAGTCTGGGAGAAGATGCAGTATACCGTCCAATACA caccTGTAACTCTGGACCCCAACACTGCTCATCCTGGACTCATTGTATCTGATGATCTGAAAAGTGTGAGACGCAGCGATGAGGAACAGAAACTTCCTGataatccagagagatttgatgatGAATATTGGCATATCCTGGGATCTGAGGGCTTTAACTCAGGGACACACTGCTGGGATGTGGAAGTTGGAGACGGTACAGGGTGGATTGTGGGTGTGATGACAGAATCTgctcagaggaagggggagatATCCTCCAGAAGTGGAATCTGGGGTGTGGGGTATGATGGTGATGAATATGGCGCAATTTCAACACCAGATACAGGCACTCAGCTCTCAGTAGCACAGAAACTCCAGAGGATCAGAGTGAAGCTGGACTGGGACAGAGGAAAACTGTCATTCTCCGACCGtctcactaacacacacttacacactttcacacacacatttactgatAAATTACTGCCATTCCTAGGTGTTGATCATAAAGAATCTCCTCTAAAGATCCTCCCACTTGAGTGCTCTGTAAGAGTGAATCAGATCAGTTAG